DNA from Pecten maximus chromosome 18, xPecMax1.1, whole genome shotgun sequence:
TAACAGAATATCTACTTTACACTACTACCTCCCTTCAAAATGTTTGAGCGTCCCTTTTTACCTCGTACATCGTGAAAAAATCGGACTTCAGTACACCAGTGTAACTTTCGGTACTATACGTTATAATAAAGGCAATTATGTTCTGTAAATTAATCCAAAAAGGGTCAAACATGAATGAAAAAGTCACACAACTCAAGAGAAACAATTGTGAGGTTATGACAATGAACTCAATACCCTCAATGGTGGTTGAGTCAAAAAGTGTAATTAAGATGAATCTCAATAACACTGGGTCAAGGATCCCAACAAGTTGTTATCtagtgtgttatactgtaatgTACATGTGCAGATAAATTATCCTCTGCACAACTGTGATGTCGCAAAATGAAGTGACAATATCAAGATGCATAAATGAAAACTTCTTTCGAAGCTTACAACTTAATACAAGTACATCAACAACTATGAACtatgatacaatgtatggtatatatttcgacactgttatatatatttaattcattttttggTGTTGATTAGATATAATACTGCAGATGCtaatttttgcatttttgtgagaagtaatgtatacattgtaggtagtgaaggaaaaaaaatgacattaacCTTGTATGGACTGGGGGGCGACCTGGATGGCTGTCTGCTCCACTGACTGTGTGTGACTCTGTAGAGGAGACACTGAATGCTGGGTCTGCTCTACCAACACAGGTTCCTGGGATAGAAGAGACGGCTGATGTTGCTGAGGAGAGTGATGATGAGGAACTTGTGACAGATCGGTATACTGCTGTGGAGACTGCTGGGGAGCAAGTGACTGCTGTGGGGAATTTTGAAGATGAGGAATTTGTTGAGGATTTTGAATATGCGGAAGTAGTGACTGTTGAGGATGCTGTTGAGGATGCTGTTGAGGATTTAAAAGTGACTGTTGCTGTGGTATGTGTTGTTGATTCAGCAGTGCATGTTGCGGAGGCTGGTGAGTATTTTGCAGATGCGAGAGTTGCGACTGCTGATTGTGTTGAGGGGGAGCCAGCATAGGTTGCTGAGTGGTGGTCTGCTGTTGTGCCTGGTGCTGGGGAGGTGTCTGGTGAAGGTGTTGATGATTGAATTGAGACTCTGGAATTTGTTGCTGCATCTGTTGCTGGTTGGTTTCCAGAAACTGATTTGCTTGCTGCTGCTGTGGAATCTGTTGCTGTTGTTGCAAAGGTACATTAGATGGAAGACAATTGTGTTTTTTCATTCTGTGAGAATCTAAAATTGTCTGTGACTTGAATCGCTTTGAACAGATTGTACAAGGGAATATGGTTGTTCCTCTTTCATTATGAAGATCTAGATGTCTTTGGTAACGAACCTGAATGTAGAATTTTTTCTGACAGATATGGCATTCATAGTTGCATGATTTTTCTTTCTCTTCTCTATGCTCTTTCATGTGTTCCCGATACAGATCCAACCGTTCAATGATAATCCCACATGTTTTACATTTAATCTCAGCTTTCGCATGAATCTGCATGTGCTGCTGAAGAAGAGCATTACGGATATATCCCTTTCCACAAACCTCACATGTGTACGGCTTTATAGCCAGATGAGTCTTCTTGTGATCTTTCAGACTTTTCCAGCTTCGATAGGAACAGGGACACTGGTCACATTTGAAAGGTTTCTCACCAGTATGCTTACGAAAATGTGTATCAAGCTGACCTTTCTGTCCAAACCCTTTATCACAGACAGAACATTTAAACTTCCATGCCGACGTATGAACCTGTAAATGGCGCTGTAAGTCTGAATTTGAAGTGAAGCCTTTCCCGCAGAATGAACACAGAAATGGTTTGCTCTTCATGTGTGTTCTCTTGTGAGATCGGACAAGTGCTTCTAGTCGAAATGTCTTGTGGCAGATGTCACATTCATAAGGCTTGTCACCAGAGTGAATTGACTTGTGGAATGTGACAGACCGCTTGGTGGTGAAGCCCATTCCACagatgtcacatatatatgGTTTTGTGCCGTTGTGTTGAAGCATGTGTTGACGAAGATACTTTGTAACGTACATCTTCCCGCAAGTTTCACACTTGGTTTTGGAGTCGCTCTGATGACATCCAATATGCTCTTCCAGTTCCTCTGCTGATGGGAACTTCTTGTTGCAGTCATTGCAGTGATGGGGTGTTGGTTTGTTATGCGTCTGGAAGAGATGAACATCTAATGTGGTCTTGGTTGGAAACAACTTGTTACattctgtacacatatatacatgctTTTCACGATTGTGTCGGACAAGGTCAACTTTCCACACGAAGTCCAATTTACATTCATGGCATGTAAACGGCTTCTCCCCACTCGCTAACCTGTGTTCCTTAAATGTAGCCTGATCCTGGAACGTTTCACAACAACCTTCACACTTGATTGAACGCACCTTTTTTGACAGTATTGTTTCATCATTTGCAACAAGCTTGACCTGACTTGTATTCAAAAGACTCTGttttttcttcagttttttCTTTGccttttttctatttttctttttcgtGTTGTTGACTGGCTCCTCTTCTTCATCATTTTCTGACTGCTCATCTCTAATGCCGTCATCATTGTGCTCCCCTGAAGTATCCTCAGTTTTTACAGTTTTAGTTTTGTCTTCCTCTATCTTGACAGATACCCCACCTGGCTGTTCATCCATTTTCATTTCTTGGAATGTGTGCTGACCTCCATCCTGCACAACAGTTACTCTGTACTCTTCACCTTTTTGCATTATGGACATGCTAAACTGCCCCGTTTCCTGGGTAATAATGCTATTGTTTTGCAAAACACTctcatcaatttttttttcttcatttcctGTAATTTTATCAACTATGTCTTCTTCTGCTATACTGACAGAGCCCACATTATCCTTAGCAATAGATGAAGCTACGTCCTTTCCAACAGATTCACCAGTGATACTGGCTATTCTATCCAGCAGTTCTCCAATGTTGTCAGAGATGActgttgttgtctccccttgatCACTGGTAGTGCTAGTTCCATCCCCGTCCTGTACAATAATATGAACTACTCCAGCTTCTTGAAGAATGCTTCCTAGCTCCTCAGACTCCTGTAAAATTATTGTCTGTGTCTGCTGGTCTCCATCCGATATGCTGACAATTTGATCAGATCCTTCAAAATGACTACTTCCTGCTTGTATACATAGAGAGTGGCTAATGTCCCCTTGACATCCCACCCCAAGAGGACCTGGAGTTCCAGCTTCATTTTGACCTACAGTCCCCTACATCACCACTTGGTCCAGTTTGACAATCAACCCCTTCTTGTCCAGCTCGAACTCTTTCAGATGCTTCTGCAAGTTGAATCAGGTCGTCTGCTGAATGAATAGACATTCTGGAtaagagttgtgtccctttaaAATCTTACTGGGTGTGCAGTTGTATCTTGTTAGTTTTCTTCCATCATTCCATTCCTtcctgaaaagaaaaaaaaatgtatatcttgtatttttgattttttaatctGTCATTACATGAACATAATGCAGGGGTAAAAATAAATGTCAGCTTGCCCAAAAGGCCGTTAGAATAAATTAAACAAGATGCCCAGAGAGCCTATATCCCCTGGATATTTCAATGATTATGGCAAAAAATCCTAATcctattaaagatatattaaaaatattttcccaGTCTTGGACCTGACATTCATttacactacatgtacagtccagggctttttggggctgttaatgggccccattcccaatattgatattatttcatacaggagtaaactgcaaatttttggaattttgcttaaacatgaaataatttcaattggaatGCAATGAAATGAAAGCTCTGTAGGTATTTGCCAGCAAAATATCAGCTCTCTGGGCCttctgggtcttgagaagaagatttttgaagtttttaacatatctgagccttgtgaccttgaaaataagtcaaggtcactggtgTGAGGACTGAGGAAGTTTTATAGCAGCCTAAAGCAGGAATCTACTGGCCAAAGATGAGTGCCCTGGGTCTTTTAATCAAGTAAGCATTTTACTGCAGGACATTAAACAACTCTTTTCCTTTAAATTCTAACTCATACAAGTTACTTTATAAATTTGGTATGAATGCAAATCTCATAACTTCATAgcaatctagaaaaaaaaaaaattttatagGAACAAAACTTTAGCACAAAAGCAAGAGGCTCATTGACATTCTCTTTAAAGATGATAATTAAGCTAAACAGAAAACTAAATAACTACTGTTTTTAGGTCTTTAGCTAATAAACCTACAGTGAAATGGATATTAAACTATTTTCTCAATAGGCCAAGGTCCAAAAGTACCCTTCATGATATCAACTCAAGGTTGATGGCATTGTTGGTaatttcaaaagcaaaaatTGAACACAATAGACCTGTAATTTCAGCGCAGTGCGGGTGAAAATAGTTTAATTACCCAAAACCAAATTTTATTACCCCAAAGTTTTTAACtgtggaaataaaaaaaaattaccaaacTGTATCTGAAAATTACTCACCATCCCAGTTAAATTACCAACTTGTGGTCATCAATTGCTAAACTTCAGCGTGTGGTCATGTGACAAGTTGTTTGTAAATAGTCATTAGTGGTTTCCCAATGATAGATAATCAAAAATTGATCAGTTACACATGTATAACCAGTAATTCTGATTAATCGATTATGAActgtttaatatatattcaatacttctgtattgtattaattaaatattcttGCATTAATTTCTATTCATTATGCATATGACATTTAAATTGTAATATGTAGGGGCATGGACGTTCATGTAGGTGACCCTGGTAGGGACATTTCCCTGGTCAAGTAATGCACGGAAAACAAGAACCAAGCTGGATCTTGTAAATTGACTTTTTAAACAGTACacttttacaaaattatatgtCTGCATATATGGTTATAAGCTGATTCAGTTAGCTAAAGGTCTCTGGCTTTTCTTTCCTTTCATGTCATAATtaagcccgagtttcctctggccctgtatagggccctacaccagacatggtgtcagggccagaggaaactctggctatatatatatagctagtcaTAATTAGCTTCTTGCCATGTAATCCTCTAGAACTGAGGTTTTATTGAGTCAGCTTTTTtacttgtaatatatatttctggtTAGTAGCAGATCTAGAGACTAGTAGAGTAAAGAAACATTGCCATTTTTCTGAGTGTAAACAACTTTTAAAGGCAACAGggaataaaagaaaa
Protein-coding regions in this window:
- the LOC117316538 gene encoding zinc finger protein 62-like → MSIMQKGEEYRVTVVQDGGQHTFQEMKMDEQPGGVSVKIEEDKTKTVKTEDTSGEHNDDGIRDEQSENDEEEEPVNNTKKKNRKKAKKKLKKKQSLLNTSQVKLVANDETILSKKVRSIKCEGCCETFQDQATFKEHRLASGEKPFTCHECKLDFVWKVDLVRHNREKHVYMCTECNKLFPTKTTLDVHLFQTHNKPTPHHCNDCNKKFPSAEELEEHIGCHQSDSKTKCETCGKMYVTKYLRQHMLQHNGTKPYICDICGMGFTTKRSVTFHKSIHSGDKPYECDICHKTFRLEALVRSHKRTHMKSKPFLCSFCGKGFTSNSDLQRHLQVHTSAWKFKCSVCDKGFGQKGQLDTHFRKHTGEKPFKCDQCPCSYRSWKSLKDHKKTHLAIKPYTCEVCGKGYIRNALLQQHMQIHAKAEIKCKTCGIIIERLDLYREHMKEHREEKEKSCNYECHICQKKFYIQVRYQRHLDLHNERGTTIFPCTICSKRFKSQTILDSHRMKKHNCLPSNVPLQQQQQIPQQQQANQFLETNQQQMQQQIPESQFNHQHLHQTPPQHQAQQQTTTQQPMLAPPQHNQQSQLSHLQNTHQPPQHALLNQQHIPQQQSLLNPQQHPQQHPQQSLLPHIQNPQQIPHLQNSPQQSLAPQQSPQQYTDLSQVPHHHSPQQHQPSLLSQEPVLVEQTQHSVSPLQSHTQSVEQTAIQVAPQSIQGNIFTCTLCQRTCDNAEKYESQRTPGNFICIKCHLKEGSSMNKIRYKCAICDRLFIDLQKAQLHSKAHANTPEVSVSVTDSTDQTYMVQIVDGDGDKGGNKVIHYCDICGKGYTWINSLHRHKKLHCTENLKIKNTSFKNYKCEICGKGFTWRSNLNRHKQTHRDKIIYIFRTDGEDMTLEEDTTMTDKPFNVTGIEGTDYLEMDSTYEDQLVEEQVDCKDNDKTFTCDVCGKSFLWQSSMISHRNSHFAFNSQPNIGNTMTYSNNIPSLTTTPNKIDPVSDLNNIGTLIQASNTIVMQSSANDLMAMNNPGITHIVPNMHLPNTSTGNINTVGTVVQVAQSGFVCDVCGVDFFSQKNLESHKQVHLIPEVVIGYSETNHMEYPALPSDKKFTCDICGKGFSWSNSLSRHKQVHKRQVSSLVPGTSLSEQEDMQKPFKCDFCGKGFARRDNLNYHKRIHQGAKPYSCHICGKSFNWGSYYKQHMVMHKGDKPYVCKYCGKAYAWNLLLQNHVRTHTGEKPFQCEKCKKNFRQRSHLAVHMRSHSGEKMSQCDVCSKKFFDSSSLRRHMRIHSKEKPYKCEICNKQFSDSSNLKSHMRRHTGVKPFECGACGRLFSVKQNLTRHFIVHRKEEAIAKERTEMNAKKSKQSEQNLL